One Citricoccus sp. K5 DNA window includes the following coding sequences:
- a CDS encoding cytochrome c oxidase subunit 4, which produces MRTNVKLFTILGVFLIVVATVYGFWVRWTEWAGIPALYAVAGLSLMVAVFLWLTERKFGQGPDDDEHGEISQYAGTYGSFAPWSWWPLGLGLACAALVLGLAIDAWIAFIGVGVGIYFLVGWVFEYSKGDHAH; this is translated from the coding sequence GTGAGAACCAATGTCAAGCTGTTCACGATCCTCGGTGTCTTCCTGATCGTTGTGGCCACGGTCTACGGCTTCTGGGTCCGGTGGACCGAATGGGCCGGGATCCCCGCCCTCTACGCCGTGGCTGGCCTCTCCCTGATGGTCGCCGTCTTCCTCTGGCTCACCGAGCGCAAGTTCGGCCAGGGCCCGGATGACGACGAGCACGGAGAGATCTCGCAGTACGCCGGCACCTACGGAAGCTTCGCTCCGTGGAGCTGGTGGCCGTTGGGCCTCGGCCTGGCCTGCGCTGCACTGGTGCTCGGTCTCGCCATCGATGCCTGGATCGCCTTCATCGGCGTCGGTGTGGGCATCTACTTCCTGGTCGGCTGGGTCTTCGAGTACTCGAAGGGTGATCACGCCCACTGA